The Kwoniella dendrophila CBS 6074 chromosome 1, complete sequence genome contains a region encoding:
- a CDS encoding nicotinate-nucleotide diphosphorylase (carboxylating), whose product MSESDLLPGQNLAHLLPPSWKTEVSKWYAEDTPSFDWAGFVVGEEEQEAILWGKSGGILAGVPFFDEIFKQAECTVEWLLPEGSVVPPNTKTKVAIVHGKARNLLLAERVGLNTLARCSGIASVSRRFRDLARAEGWKGVVAGTRKTTPGFRLVEKYGMMVGGVDPHRHDLSSMVMLKDNHIWATGSITSAVQAVRRVAGFSLLVNVECQNYDEANEAIEAGANIVMLDNLVGEELHNSAQKLKEQWKGKKQFLIETSGGIVEGGLTSRIGPDIDILSTSAVHQSCPHVDFSLKIQPRKKA is encoded by the exons ATGTCAGAAAGTGATTTGCTACCCGGTCAAAATTTAGCTCATTTACTTCCACCATCATGGAAGACGGAAGTTAGTAAATGGTATGCAGAagatacaccttcattcgATTGGGCAGGTTTCGtagttggtgaagaagaacaagaagctatATTATGGGGTAAATCAGGA GGGATATTAGCTGGTGTACCGTTCTTTGATGAGATTTTCAAACAAGCTGAATGCAC CGTTGAATGGCTTTTACCTGAAGGATCAGTAGTTCCACCTAATACCAAGACCAAAGTTGCTATTGTTCATGGTAAAGCAAGGAATCTgttattagctgaaagagtTGGCTTAAATACTTTAGCTAGATGTAGTGGTATCGCTAGTGT CTCAAGAAGATTTCGAGATTTAGCAAGAGCAGAAGGATGGAAAGGTGTTGTAGCTGGAACAAGAAAAACTACACCTGGATTTAGATTAGTTGAAAAATATGGTATGATGGTCGGAGGGGTCGATCCTCATAGACATGATTTATCAAGTATGGTAATGTTAAAAGATAATCATATCTGGGCTACTG GCTCGATAACATCAGCTGTCCAAGCAGTTAGAAGAGTGGCTGGATTTTCTTTACTAGTCAATGTCGAATGTCAAAATTATGATGAAGCAaatgaagctattgaagcaGGTGCAAATATCGTAATGTTAGATAATTTAGTTGGCGAAGAATTACATAACTCAGctcaaaaattgaaagaacaatggaaaggtaaaaaacaaTTCTTAATTGAAACTTCTGGTGGTAtcgttgaaggtggtttaacaAGTAGAATAGGTcctg atatcgatatattATCAACGTCAGCCGTACATCAGTCTTGTCCTCATGTCGATTTCTCACTCAAAATTCAACCTAGAAAAAAAGCATAA
- a CDS encoding kynureninase, which translates to MANTKSPTMEDLIKMDQEDPLNWTRDEFEIPNIKACGGDGDGEAIYFCGNSLGLLSKKARKHMIEELDVWSTSSVTGHFSHPHNRPWKHVDAPLTPHLAKLVGAKESEVSHSSTLTSNMHNLFTSFYRPTSKKWKIVIEKNSFPSDWYAVHSHPKLHENTLNKEQIDNAIIGLEPRKGEDHLRTEDILKVLEDNKDTISIVWLPLVQYYTGQLFDMPKISPKVHDIGALLGLDMAHGIGNVKIQLNDWNVDFAVWCTYKYLNSGPAGIGGFYIKNGLDDGGRRLAGWWGNDSATRFQMLPEFSPTPGAKGYQHSCTPVFSSIPLLATLELIDKVGFENMLNKQKNLTGILEKLLKSSKFYRKDDDKEDGKIGFKIITPEYPYRGTQLSIFILPSKDKEIMPRIFTNLVKNGLIGDERHPNVIRLSPVVLYNKFEEIGKAVTILENALEEESSRSRGNDGNEVDLDMVSKD; encoded by the exons atggCCAACACAAAATCACCCACCATGGAAGATCTCATTAAGATGGATCAAGAAGATCCGCTTAATTGGACAAGAGATGAATTTGAGATACCCAATATCAAAGCTTGTGGTGGAGATGGAG ACGGAGAAGCAATTTATTTTTGTGGTAACTCTTTGGGATTGTTAAGCAAAAAAGCTAGAAAACATatgattgaagaattagatgtATGGTCAACTTC ATCAGTTACAGGCCATTTCTCACATCCACATAATAGGCCATGGAAACATGTTGATGCACCTTTAACACCacatttagctaaattagtTGGAGCAAAAGAAAGTGAAGTTTCACATAGTTCAACATTAACTAGTAATATGCATAATTTATTTACGAGTTTCTATAGACCAACAAGCAAAAAATGGAAAATTGTTATTGAAAAAAATAGTTTCCCAAGTGATTGGTATGCTGTACATTCACATCCAAAATTACATGAAAATACTCTTAATAAAGAACAGATAGATAATGCTATAATTGGTTTAGAACctagaaaaggtgaagatcATTTAAGAACTGAAGATATTTTAAAAGTtttagaagataataaagatacTATATCAATAGTCTGGCTACCATTAGTCCAATATTACACAGGTCAATTATTTGATATGCCCAAAATTTCACCAAAAGTACATGATATTGgtgctttattaggtttagatatgGCTCATGGTATAGGTAATGTAAAAATACAATTGAATGATTGGAATGTTGATTTCGCAGTTTGGTGCACGTATAA ATACCTCAATTCTGGTCCTGctggtataggtggtttCTACATCAAAAATGGTTTGGATGATGGAGGTAGACG TCTAGCTGGTTGGTGGGGTAACGATTCAGCAACAAGGTTTCAAATGTTACCTGAATTCTCGCCTACACCAGGTGCGAAGGGATATCAACATTCGTGTACACCAGtattttcatctatacctttattagcGACATTagaattgatagataaaGTTGGATTCGAAAACATGCTAAATAAACAGAAAAACCTAACTGGAATTTTGGAGAAATTACTTAAATCGAGTAAATTTTATAGGAAAGATGATGACAAGGAAGACGGCAAAATAGGATTCAAAATAATAACGCCAGAATATCCATATCGTGGAacacaattatcaattttcattttaccttctaaagataaagaaatcaTGCCTAGAATATTCACAAATTTGGTTAAAAATGGTTTGATTGGTGATGAGAGACACCCAAATGTTATAAGGTTAAGTCCAGTAGTATTGTATAATAAgtttgaagaaattggtaaagCTGTAACAATATTAGAAAATGCGCTGGAGGAAGAGAGTAGTAGATCTCGGGGTAATGACGGGAATGAAGTAGATTTGGATATGGTATCTAAGGATTGA